A portion of the Maylandia zebra isolate NMK-2024a linkage group LG9, Mzebra_GT3a, whole genome shotgun sequence genome contains these proteins:
- the ctdspla gene encoding CTD (carboxy-terminal domain, RNA polymerase II, polypeptide A) small phosphatase-like a isoform X2 has protein sequence MDNTSIITQVANPKEEESISSSQDKVSQSNSSLKKHRSRSIFSPFFCCFRNYNDYHVEPPPANNKTLSLPPPPEENGSPPKPPAKFLLPEVSIADYGKNCVVIDLDETLVHSSFKPISNADFIVPVEIDGTVHQVYVLKRPHVDEFLQKMGEMFECVLFTASLAKYADPVADLLDQWGVFRARLFRESCVFHRGNYVKDLSRLGRELSKVIIIDNSPASYIFHPENAVPVQSWFDDMTDTELLELIPLFEGLSKEEDVYSLLQSLRNR, from the exons tcTCCCAGTCCAACAGCAGCCTAAAGAAGCATCGGAGCCGGAGCATTTTCAGCCCCTTCTTCTGCTGCTTCCGCAACTACAATGACTACCACGTGGAGCCACCACCTGCCAACAACAAGACACTTTCTCTGCCCCCGCCCCCAGAGGAGAACGGCAGTCCTCCCAAG CCTCCAGCCAAGTTCCTCCTGCCAGAGGTCAGCATAGCAGACTATGGCAAGAACTGCGTAGTGATCGATTTGGACGAAACCCTTGTACACAGCTCCTTCAAG CCCATTAGCAATGCGGACTTCATTGTTCCGGTGGAGATTGATGGCACCGTTCATCAG GTGTACGTGCTGAAGAGGCCTCATGTGGACGAGTTCCTCCAGAAAATGGGGGAGATGTTTGAATGTGTCCTCTTCACAGCAAGCTTAGCCAAG TATGCTGACCCTGTGGCGGACCTGCTGGACCAATGGGGGGTGTTTCGCGCCCGTCTCTTCAGGGAATCCTGTGTTTTCCACAGAGGAAACTACGTCAAAGACCTCAGCCGACTGGGCCGAGAGCTCAGCAAAGTCATCATCATAGACAACTCACCTGCCTCTTACATCTTCCACCCTGAGAATGCA GTCCCAGTGCAGTCTTGGTTTGATGATATGACAGACACGGAGCTTCTGGAACTCATTCCCTTGTTTGAGGGTCTCAGTAAAGAGGAGGATGTTTACAGTCTATTACAGAGCCTAAGGAACAGGTAG
- the ctdspla gene encoding CTD (carboxy-terminal domain, RNA polymerase II, polypeptide A) small phosphatase-like a isoform X1: MDNTSIITQVANPKEEESISSSQDKVSQSNSSLKKHRSRSIFSPFFCCFRNYNDYHVEPPPANNKTLSLPPPPEENGSPPKCDQVQVIPIPSPPAKFLLPEVSIADYGKNCVVIDLDETLVHSSFKPISNADFIVPVEIDGTVHQVYVLKRPHVDEFLQKMGEMFECVLFTASLAKYADPVADLLDQWGVFRARLFRESCVFHRGNYVKDLSRLGRELSKVIIIDNSPASYIFHPENAVPVQSWFDDMTDTELLELIPLFEGLSKEEDVYSLLQSLRNR, encoded by the exons tcTCCCAGTCCAACAGCAGCCTAAAGAAGCATCGGAGCCGGAGCATTTTCAGCCCCTTCTTCTGCTGCTTCCGCAACTACAATGACTACCACGTGGAGCCACCACCTGCCAACAACAAGACACTTTCTCTGCCCCCGCCCCCAGAGGAGAACGGCAGTCCTCCCAAG TGTGACCAGGTCCAGGTCATCCCCATACCCAGT CCTCCAGCCAAGTTCCTCCTGCCAGAGGTCAGCATAGCAGACTATGGCAAGAACTGCGTAGTGATCGATTTGGACGAAACCCTTGTACACAGCTCCTTCAAG CCCATTAGCAATGCGGACTTCATTGTTCCGGTGGAGATTGATGGCACCGTTCATCAG GTGTACGTGCTGAAGAGGCCTCATGTGGACGAGTTCCTCCAGAAAATGGGGGAGATGTTTGAATGTGTCCTCTTCACAGCAAGCTTAGCCAAG TATGCTGACCCTGTGGCGGACCTGCTGGACCAATGGGGGGTGTTTCGCGCCCGTCTCTTCAGGGAATCCTGTGTTTTCCACAGAGGAAACTACGTCAAAGACCTCAGCCGACTGGGCCGAGAGCTCAGCAAAGTCATCATCATAGACAACTCACCTGCCTCTTACATCTTCCACCCTGAGAATGCA GTCCCAGTGCAGTCTTGGTTTGATGATATGACAGACACGGAGCTTCTGGAACTCATTCCCTTGTTTGAGGGTCTCAGTAAAGAGGAGGATGTTTACAGTCTATTACAGAGCCTAAGGAACAGGTAG